A stretch of Vicinamibacterales bacterium DNA encodes these proteins:
- a CDS encoding TonB-dependent receptor, with protein MAWVFAIVMLLASPASGWAQTTTGVIRGVVTDASGAVLPGVTVTLRGRAVPGAPTTVTNEVGLYRFPNLPPGAYDLTVELAGFTTSTQTGIQVSLGGSAEIDVQLKLSTQSETITVVAQAPVVDSTSSQVATNYSREWVENAPVRRFTFFDLINAAPGVSPSTSTSSRSQSFGSATNENVYLIDGTDFTAPLTGAAWPWPNTDAIEEVQVLSLGAPADYGNLGGAVFNVVTRQGSNTFHGDANFYFQNQSLTGRNTTDKQDNKLPYNRDEFKDTTVQLGGPVMKDKFWFFGSFQYQKDADSQPGTDPAFPARSSAKRYFYKVNYQFNQSHRLQFQTHDDFYRIPARASANTAPSTLSVENGHNPSPGLLWTSVINPTTVLEARYSGFYGVDHGDPLNGGSRVARRYNDLDTGQITGGIYSWYDGKSAKTAFSAKVTKYADAFMGGSHDFKLGVQYNGGLGEYTYGLNDYIYTYGSTPAYGYTQLPYTQGGRLRSMGIFADDTYQVGRATLNLGIRYDDSKAYIAAQDLLDASGKPTGAQSRAVDEVFRWRVVSPRIGINFKANESGSTLLKAHYGRYYRGIVTGEFDNTTPSISARYLFSGLYSAAGVPLDKELVSDNSRLSVDPDLKNPYTDQFIAAWEQQVGQNLGFSVSFVHKRSERQTAFPDIGGTYSLVAYTAPAGASVPQVYRLTSGADSRRFQLRNDDRMFSRYNGVAFEIKKRMSSRWQANFGLTLSKSTGRQGSSSARSTPLSNQNSIASIFGQNPNDFINSDGRLIGDRPVVLKTQFLYQMPWGIMSSVNFMSQSGKPIYSEIRAATSATGIPGASRIIATKSDGELRTKQWQTIDARVEKSFNLGRGAELAVFGDFLNLTNSDANESVLDRRLGNANYNVPSRFILPRRLMVGGKFRF; from the coding sequence ATGGCCTGGGTCTTTGCGATTGTCATGCTATTGGCCAGTCCGGCGTCGGGGTGGGCTCAGACCACCACCGGCGTCATTCGTGGCGTTGTAACCGACGCGTCCGGCGCCGTGTTGCCCGGTGTCACGGTCACGCTGCGAGGGCGTGCCGTGCCTGGCGCGCCGACGACAGTCACCAATGAAGTCGGTCTGTATCGATTCCCGAACCTGCCGCCGGGTGCCTACGACCTCACGGTGGAGCTCGCTGGCTTTACGACCAGCACCCAGACCGGCATTCAGGTGTCCCTTGGCGGCTCGGCCGAGATTGACGTGCAGCTCAAGCTAAGTACGCAGTCAGAGACCATCACCGTGGTCGCCCAGGCGCCGGTCGTCGATTCAACCAGCTCGCAGGTGGCGACCAACTACTCGCGCGAGTGGGTCGAGAACGCCCCCGTGCGCCGGTTCACGTTCTTCGACCTCATCAACGCCGCGCCAGGGGTCAGCCCGTCGACGTCCACCAGTTCCCGGTCGCAGTCATTCGGATCGGCGACCAACGAAAACGTCTATCTGATCGACGGCACCGACTTCACGGCGCCGCTGACCGGCGCGGCCTGGCCGTGGCCCAACACCGACGCCATCGAAGAAGTGCAGGTGCTCTCACTCGGCGCGCCCGCCGATTACGGCAACCTGGGCGGCGCGGTCTTCAATGTCGTGACGCGCCAAGGCAGCAATACGTTCCACGGCGACGCCAATTTCTACTTCCAGAACCAGAGCCTGACGGGCCGCAACACGACCGACAAGCAAGACAACAAGCTGCCCTATAACCGCGATGAGTTCAAGGACACCACCGTGCAGCTGGGCGGCCCGGTCATGAAGGACAAGTTCTGGTTCTTCGGCTCGTTCCAATACCAGAAGGACGCCGATTCGCAGCCCGGCACCGATCCGGCGTTCCCCGCGCGGTCGTCGGCCAAGCGCTACTTCTACAAGGTGAACTACCAGTTCAACCAGAGCCACCGTCTGCAGTTCCAGACGCACGACGACTTCTACCGCATCCCGGCGCGCGCCTCCGCCAACACCGCGCCCAGCACACTTTCTGTGGAAAACGGGCACAACCCATCGCCCGGCTTGCTGTGGACCTCGGTGATCAACCCGACCACCGTGTTGGAGGCGCGCTACTCGGGCTTCTACGGCGTCGATCATGGCGACCCGCTCAACGGCGGTTCGCGCGTCGCGCGTCGCTACAACGACCTCGACACCGGCCAGATCACCGGCGGCATCTACTCGTGGTACGACGGGAAGAGTGCCAAGACCGCGTTCTCGGCCAAGGTCACGAAATACGCTGATGCGTTCATGGGCGGCAGCCACGACTTCAAGCTGGGGGTGCAGTATAACGGCGGCCTCGGCGAGTACACCTACGGCCTCAACGACTACATCTACACCTACGGCTCGACGCCCGCGTATGGCTACACGCAGTTGCCGTACACCCAAGGCGGCCGCCTGCGGTCGATGGGCATCTTCGCCGACGATACCTACCAAGTCGGAAGGGCCACGCTGAACCTGGGCATCCGCTACGACGACAGCAAGGCCTACATCGCCGCGCAGGACCTCCTTGACGCGAGCGGTAAGCCCACCGGGGCCCAGTCCCGGGCGGTCGACGAGGTTTTCCGATGGCGCGTCGTGTCGCCACGCATCGGCATCAACTTCAAGGCGAACGAGAGCGGCTCGACGCTGCTCAAGGCACACTACGGGCGCTACTACCGGGGCATCGTGACCGGGGAGTTCGACAACACCACGCCGTCGATCTCTGCGAGATACTTGTTCTCCGGTCTTTACAGTGCGGCCGGAGTCCCGCTCGACAAGGAACTGGTGTCCGACAACTCCAGGCTCTCCGTCGACCCCGACTTGAAGAACCCCTACACCGACCAGTTCATCGCTGCCTGGGAGCAGCAGGTGGGGCAGAACCTCGGGTTCTCGGTGAGCTTCGTGCACAAGCGCAGCGAGCGCCAAACGGCGTTCCCCGACATCGGCGGCACCTATAGTCTGGTCGCTTACACGGCTCCGGCGGGCGCCAGCGTGCCTCAGGTCTACCGGTTGACGAGCGGCGCCGATTCGCGGCGCTTCCAGCTCAGGAACGACGACCGCATGTTCTCGCGCTACAACGGCGTAGCGTTTGAAATCAAGAAGCGCATGTCGAGCCGCTGGCAGGCCAACTTTGGCCTGACGCTCTCGAAGTCCACCGGGCGCCAGGGCTCGAGTTCGGCGCGTTCCACGCCGCTGTCGAACCAGAACAGCATTGCCAGCATTTTCGGGCAGAACCCGAACGACTTCATCAACAGCGATGGTCGTCTCATTGGCGACCGGCCGGTGGTCCTGAAGACGCAGTTCCTGTACCAGATGCCGTGGGGGATCATGTCGTCCGTCAACTTCATGAGCCAGAGCGGCAAGCCGATCTACTCGGAGATTCGCGCGGCCACCAGCGCCACGGGCATTCCCGGGGCAAGCCGCATCATTGCCACGAAGAGCGACGGCGAGCTCCGCACCAAGCAATGGCAGACGATCGATGCCCGCGTCGAGAAGTCATTTAACCTCGGCCGCGGCGCGGAGTTGGCGGTGTTTGGCGACTTTCTGAACCTGACCAACAGCGATGCGAACGAGAGCGTGCTCGACCGGCGCCTCGGCAACGCGAACTACAACGTGCCGTCGCGATTCATCCTGCCGCGCCGGTTGATGGTCGGCGGCAAGTTCCGGTTCTAA
- a CDS encoding tetratricopeptide repeat protein, whose amino-acid sequence MAARVVSLVVMAAAVVWTFLPATGFAFLNWDDQAVILQNPSLDYRAATWAFTTTYMEHYQPLSWLVWAAIKTRYGLNAVAFHAANVLAHVTCVVLVWGVSRRAFLRTAPDLPGPWHDRAALAAALLYGLHPLRVEPVAWISALPYALALGLMLASLLAYMTGPANAGHHIDARPSAAWWVVALVLYAASLGARPVALGFPIVLLAVDAGLLKRGPRASVARVWPFAVLAIAAAVIESVARVPGLNDTPWLYRLQSAASAPFVYVWHTVAPMALTPLDLLPIEPVESPGVLLAALLTLAAASLAAWTWRHRWPGLSAAWVAYLALLAPAAGLVPSGLQVTADRYTYLPGVVLAIVIAGAGARWAARRQGRARLVTAAFVVLAVASSLASRQVLTWWSDSVSLWTRVVSLEPAHDVGLYNLGVALAAEGRNEEAAARYRQVLTLRPDHAGARANLDRLDAGRLERQGNDLATRGDLTGAAERYRQAVALDPQRTHSQASLGMALASLGRLGEALPVLREAIRLGVDDPAVPSALGVLLLQSGQTREARSVFETALAKHQNDVGLAHNLARLLATGRVIEPRDAMLALRLAGAVVEATGNRDPRAIETLAAALAANNRLAEAVTVNARAATLAAAQGDQDLAVQITARGRAYRNPGQ is encoded by the coding sequence ATGGCCGCCCGGGTCGTCTCGCTTGTCGTGATGGCCGCCGCGGTGGTCTGGACGTTCCTGCCTGCCACCGGGTTTGCCTTCCTGAACTGGGACGACCAGGCCGTCATTCTGCAGAACCCGTCGCTCGACTACCGCGCAGCGACCTGGGCTTTCACGACCACCTACATGGAACACTACCAGCCGCTCAGTTGGCTGGTGTGGGCCGCCATCAAGACTCGCTACGGCCTCAACGCGGTGGCGTTTCATGCGGCGAACGTGTTGGCGCATGTCACCTGCGTGGTGCTCGTCTGGGGCGTGAGCCGTCGTGCGTTCTTGCGGACCGCGCCGGACCTGCCCGGACCATGGCACGACCGGGCTGCCCTGGCCGCGGCCCTCCTCTATGGTTTGCACCCACTGAGAGTCGAGCCGGTGGCGTGGATCAGCGCGCTGCCCTACGCTCTCGCGCTCGGACTCATGCTCGCGTCGTTGCTCGCCTATATGACCGGTCCGGCTAACGCCGGACACCACATTGATGCGCGGCCATCGGCGGCGTGGTGGGTCGTGGCGTTGGTGCTCTACGCCGCATCGCTCGGTGCCAGGCCGGTTGCCCTTGGCTTTCCGATCGTGCTCCTGGCCGTCGATGCCGGTCTCCTCAAGCGAGGCCCGCGCGCGAGCGTGGCCAGGGTGTGGCCGTTCGCGGTCCTGGCCATCGCGGCGGCCGTGATCGAGAGCGTGGCGCGCGTCCCTGGGTTGAACGACACGCCGTGGCTGTACCGACTGCAATCGGCGGCATCGGCCCCGTTCGTGTACGTGTGGCACACCGTGGCCCCGATGGCGCTGACGCCGCTCGACCTGTTGCCGATCGAGCCGGTCGAAAGCCCCGGCGTGCTGCTCGCGGCGTTGCTGACGCTGGCGGCTGCATCCCTCGCCGCCTGGACCTGGCGCCATAGGTGGCCCGGTCTCTCGGCGGCGTGGGTGGCGTATCTGGCGTTGCTGGCCCCAGCTGCGGGACTGGTGCCGAGCGGGCTCCAGGTCACTGCCGATCGCTACACCTACCTGCCCGGAGTCGTCCTGGCGATCGTGATAGCAGGAGCCGGCGCGCGGTGGGCCGCACGACGGCAGGGCCGTGCCCGGCTGGTGACCGCCGCCTTCGTGGTGTTGGCCGTGGCCTCATCACTGGCGTCGCGGCAGGTCCTGACATGGTGGTCCGACTCGGTGTCGCTCTGGACTCGCGTCGTGTCGCTGGAACCGGCCCACGATGTCGGGTTGTACAACCTCGGCGTGGCGCTTGCCGCCGAGGGGCGCAACGAGGAGGCGGCGGCCCGGTATCGGCAGGTCCTCACGCTGCGGCCGGACCACGCCGGCGCCAGGGCGAATCTCGACCGCCTTGATGCCGGGCGTCTCGAACGCCAGGGCAACGACCTGGCGACCAGGGGCGACTTGACCGGAGCGGCCGAGCGCTACCGGCAGGCCGTCGCCCTCGACCCTCAGCGAACCCATTCGCAGGCGAGCCTGGGCATGGCACTCGCCAGCCTTGGCCGCCTCGGCGAGGCGTTGCCGGTCCTGCGAGAAGCAATACGCCTGGGCGTTGACGACCCGGCGGTCCCGAGCGCGCTCGGCGTGCTGCTACTCCAGTCGGGGCAGACGCGCGAGGCGCGGTCGGTGTTTGAAACGGCGTTGGCGAAGCACCAGAACGACGTCGGCCTTGCGCACAACCTGGCGCGCCTGTTGGCGACTGGCCGTGTCATCGAGCCTCGAGATGCGATGCTGGCGCTGCGACTGGCCGGCGCGGTCGTCGAGGCCACCGGCAACCGCGATCCTCGCGCAATCGAAACGTTGGCGGCGGCGCTGGCGGCCAACAATCGGCTGGCTGAGGCGGTCACGGTCAACGCCAGGGCAGCCACGCTGGCCGCGGCCCAAGGCGATCAGGATTTGGCCGTACAGATCACTGCCCGGGGCCGCGCGTATCGCAACCCCGGGCAGTAA